From Polynucleobacter sp. JS-JIR-II-b4, a single genomic window includes:
- a CDS encoding OmpH family outer membrane protein, translated as MKLYQSTKWIRVGLIAAMTVIATPQVFAQDAGTRVAVVNSEKVFNESNLAKAMQTRLQNEFTKRQNDLRDSAQKIKSAAEKLDRDAAVMNEAERVRRQRELADQDRELQRKQREFTEDLNQRTFEERAKIAEKANAVLKQIAEQRKIDVIVQEAAYVSPKADVTDDVIKALNSQK; from the coding sequence ATGAAGCTTTATCAATCTACTAAATGGATTCGAGTTGGCCTGATTGCTGCTATGACAGTAATCGCAACTCCTCAAGTTTTTGCTCAAGATGCAGGAACGCGCGTTGCAGTTGTGAACTCTGAGAAAGTCTTCAATGAGTCCAACTTAGCAAAAGCAATGCAAACTCGCTTGCAGAACGAATTTACTAAGCGCCAAAACGATTTGCGTGACAGCGCTCAAAAAATTAAATCTGCTGCTGAAAAGTTAGATCGTGATGCTGCCGTGATGAACGAAGCTGAGCGTGTTCGTCGCCAACGTGAGTTGGCTGATCAAGATCGTGAACTGCAACGTAAGCAACGCGAATTTACTGAAGATCTCAATCAGCGTACTTTCGAAGAGCGCGCCAAGATTGCAGAGAAAGCAAATGCAGTGTTGAAGCAAATTGCAGAACAAAGAAAAATTGATGTCATTGTTCAAGAAGCAGCTTATGTCAGCCCTAAGGCAGATGTAACCGATGACGTTATCAAGGCTTTAAATAGCCAGAAGTAA
- a CDS encoding pyruvate, water dikinase regulatory protein, producing MSNETRIVFIVSDGTGITAENFSQSILAQFEATFKHIRVPFVDSVDKAHDAVSSVNQAAAKYGVQPIVFTTLVNSELNAIVAKANGLILDMFQTFVAPLEEALGMKSTHAMNRLHHNADTEAYKNRIEAINYSLAHDDGQSNQNLAEADVILIGISRVGKTPTSLYLAMQYGLKAANYPLIPEDFERGQLPKDLVPYRQKIFGLMIDAERLSEIRNERRPGSNYAKLENCRYEINEATAMMKKQSIPWVLTTSKSIEEIATTVLQAIKSDKTILG from the coding sequence ATGTCTAACGAAACCCGCATTGTTTTTATTGTCTCTGACGGCACCGGCATTACTGCCGAGAACTTCAGTCAGTCGATTTTGGCCCAATTTGAGGCCACTTTTAAGCATATTCGGGTGCCTTTTGTGGATAGTGTGGATAAGGCCCACGATGCCGTAAGCAGCGTCAATCAGGCGGCTGCTAAATATGGGGTGCAACCCATCGTTTTCACTACTTTGGTGAACTCTGAGCTCAATGCAATCGTGGCCAAGGCGAATGGGCTGATTTTGGACATGTTCCAGACCTTTGTAGCCCCTCTGGAAGAGGCCTTAGGCATGAAATCCACCCATGCCATGAACCGCCTTCACCATAATGCCGATACCGAGGCCTACAAGAACCGGATTGAGGCCATCAACTATTCCCTGGCCCATGACGATGGCCAGTCCAATCAAAACCTGGCTGAAGCCGATGTCATTCTGATTGGCATCTCCCGGGTGGGCAAAACGCCAACCAGCCTCTACCTGGCAATGCAATATGGACTCAAGGCGGCTAACTACCCCCTGATACCGGAAGATTTCGAACGAGGACAACTTCCGAAGGATTTAGTCCCATATCGCCAAAAAATCTTTGGCCTGATGATTGATGCTGAAAGACTCTCGGAGATTCGCAATGAACGCAGACCCGGTAGCAATTACGCCAAGTTAGAAAACTGTCGCTATGAAATCAATGAAGCAACGGCAATGATGAAAAAGCAATCCATCCCTTGGGTGCTTACTACCAGCAAATCCATTGAAGAGATTGCAACTACTGTGCTGCAGGCAATCAAGTCAGATAAAACAATACTGGGGTAA
- the lpxD gene encoding UDP-3-O-(3-hydroxymyristoyl)glucosamine N-acyltransferase, with protein MPTAIELAEQFQASLVGEASHGFTGLAPLERAQPDQISFLSNPLYRQQASDSAAGALIVSKSDLEFLQANPSAHSAKRVYFVSKNPYATFARMAQHFAKASSPSYIPGMHPSAVIDSTASVPSSCHIGPFVQIGAGVKLGERVTVLGNSSIAGGSVIASDTLIYPSVSIYYNTQIGERCIIHSGAVIGADGFGFAPDFSATGGEWVKIPQTGRVVIGNDVEIGASTTIDRGAMSDTVIGTGTKIDNQVQIAHNVVIGNCCVVAGCAAISGSTKIGNFCIIGGAANFAGHLTIADRTTVSGNTSIIRSITEPGQHFTGVYPSMLHGAWEKNAAILRGLDKIRQRLRLLDKNKTTES; from the coding sequence ATGCCGACCGCCATTGAGCTGGCCGAACAGTTTCAAGCAAGCTTGGTGGGGGAGGCCTCCCACGGATTTACTGGCCTCGCTCCTTTGGAGCGAGCGCAGCCAGATCAGATCTCCTTCCTTTCCAATCCGCTTTATAGACAGCAAGCTAGTGATAGCGCTGCTGGAGCATTGATTGTCAGCAAGTCTGATTTAGAGTTTTTGCAGGCAAATCCTAGTGCACATTCCGCAAAGCGGGTGTACTTTGTTTCTAAAAATCCATACGCTACTTTTGCCAGAATGGCGCAACACTTTGCAAAAGCTAGTAGCCCAAGCTACATACCTGGAATGCATCCCAGTGCAGTAATTGATTCCACTGCGAGCGTTCCATCCTCCTGTCACATTGGTCCATTTGTGCAAATTGGTGCTGGTGTAAAGCTCGGTGAGCGCGTAACTGTTTTAGGAAACTCCAGCATTGCCGGGGGTAGTGTTATTGCAAGTGATACGCTGATCTATCCATCTGTTTCTATTTATTACAACACTCAGATTGGTGAGCGTTGCATTATTCATAGCGGCGCTGTCATCGGTGCCGATGGCTTTGGTTTTGCTCCAGACTTTTCTGCCACAGGTGGGGAGTGGGTCAAGATTCCCCAGACGGGGCGAGTAGTTATTGGCAATGATGTGGAGATTGGCGCCTCAACCACGATTGATCGTGGTGCAATGAGTGACACGGTTATAGGCACAGGAACGAAAATTGATAACCAGGTGCAAATAGCGCATAACGTTGTGATTGGTAATTGCTGCGTTGTTGCTGGATGTGCTGCTATATCTGGCAGCACTAAAATTGGCAATTTCTGCATCATTGGCGGCGCAGCTAACTTTGCGGGCCATCTCACGATTGCCGATAGAACAACGGTTTCTGGTAATACTTCTATTATTCGCTCTATTACAGAGCCTGGGCAGCATTTCACAGGCGTTTATCCATCAATGCTCCACGGCGCCTGGGAGAAAAATGCTGCCATTTTGCGTGGGCTAGATAAAATACGTCAGCGCTTGCGCTTGTTAGATAAAAACAAAACTACAGAGTCTTGA
- a CDS encoding RIP metalloprotease: protein MQALITLAAFLLTLGVLVSFHEFGHFFAARCCGVRVLRFAIGFGKPLFTYHAKNKTEWVLAAIPLGGYVKLLDGRDRQQVITAADESEAFDKKPLWQRSLIVAAGPLANFFLAIVFFALIYISGAPQLPAVLQNPAENSVAAKLGVIAGDRVIGWQNLGSEEGGAPLLGDFDPVPSWNALRWNLMDALTGESGFALELATATGGSSIKSFYSKDLPKISPNQDPMLALGILPVLTPLGQWQDLKLGPIDALIFASKRVRVITKVSARLMAGLFTGNTSLKQLGGPLSIADMAGKSAQVGWQPFLGFLALMSISIGLLNLLPFPILDGGQLLYDAWELVAGKRISTSMQERLQKVGFILLISMSLLALFNDLQRYISP, encoded by the coding sequence GTTAGCTTTCATGAGTTTGGGCATTTCTTTGCTGCTCGTTGTTGTGGCGTTCGAGTCCTTCGCTTCGCAATTGGCTTTGGTAAACCGCTATTTACTTACCATGCCAAAAATAAAACAGAGTGGGTGTTAGCTGCAATTCCATTGGGCGGCTATGTGAAATTACTTGATGGTCGAGATCGTCAGCAAGTGATTACTGCGGCCGATGAATCTGAGGCGTTTGATAAAAAGCCGCTATGGCAGAGATCATTGATCGTGGCCGCGGGCCCATTAGCCAATTTCTTTTTAGCGATTGTCTTTTTTGCCCTGATCTATATTTCGGGCGCCCCACAATTACCTGCCGTTTTACAAAATCCCGCTGAAAATTCTGTCGCTGCCAAGCTGGGGGTAATAGCGGGTGATCGGGTGATTGGCTGGCAGAATTTGGGTTCCGAGGAGGGTGGTGCGCCCCTTTTAGGGGATTTTGACCCTGTACCGAGTTGGAATGCCTTGCGCTGGAATTTGATGGATGCACTTACTGGAGAGAGTGGATTCGCTCTAGAACTAGCCACAGCCACTGGTGGAAGCTCAATAAAGTCCTTTTATTCCAAGGATTTACCCAAAATCAGTCCTAATCAGGATCCGATGTTGGCTCTAGGTATTCTGCCGGTATTAACGCCCTTGGGGCAGTGGCAGGACCTGAAGTTGGGGCCAATAGATGCGCTCATTTTTGCCTCAAAGAGGGTGCGGGTAATTACCAAGGTTTCTGCAAGGTTAATGGCTGGTTTGTTTACCGGCAATACCTCCTTAAAACAGCTGGGCGGACCTCTCAGTATTGCGGACATGGCGGGTAAATCAGCTCAGGTAGGGTGGCAGCCATTTTTGGGCTTTTTGGCGCTTATGAGTATTAGCATTGGTTTGCTGAATTTACTCCCTTTTCCGATACTTGATGGGGGTCAGCTACTGTATGATGCATGGGAGTTGGTAGCCGGTAAGCGGATTTCGACATCAATGCAGGAGCGGCTCCAAAAAGTGGGCTTTATTTTGCTGATTTCTATGTCATTACTGGCCTTGTTTAACGATTTACAACGCTATATTTCGCCTTGA
- the rnhB gene encoding ribonuclease HII, producing MSLIWVCGVDEAGRGPLVGAVVAGAVVLDPNNPIEGLKDSKKLTAVRREYLYEQIKEKAKAWGVGEASPAEIDEINILQATMLAMRRAIEDLTTRLGTWPDKALIDGNRCPELPIAAEAIVKGDDKEPAISAASIVAKVTRDRQMQILHERHPEYGFAQHMGYPTEAHFAALKQYGACDQHRRSFSPVRKVLENQNH from the coding sequence ATGAGTCTCATTTGGGTTTGCGGCGTAGATGAAGCAGGGCGTGGACCGTTGGTTGGTGCAGTGGTTGCTGGTGCCGTAGTGCTTGATCCCAATAATCCAATTGAAGGTTTAAAAGATTCTAAGAAGTTAACTGCTGTTCGTCGTGAATATCTCTACGAGCAGATTAAGGAAAAGGCAAAAGCCTGGGGCGTTGGCGAAGCCAGTCCAGCTGAGATTGACGAGATTAATATTTTGCAGGCTACGATGCTGGCAATGCGCAGGGCAATTGAAGATCTCACCACTCGCTTAGGCACTTGGCCTGATAAAGCATTGATTGATGGTAATCGTTGCCCGGAGTTACCAATTGCTGCAGAAGCAATTGTGAAGGGTGATGATAAGGAGCCTGCAATATCAGCGGCATCGATAGTTGCCAAAGTCACGCGTGACCGCCAAATGCAAATATTGCATGAGCGCCATCCAGAATATGGATTTGCGCAACATATGGGTTATCCAACGGAAGCCCATTTTGCTGCACTTAAACAATACGGCGCATGCGATCAACACAGAAGAAGCTTTTCACCAGTGCGCAAAGTTCTAGAAAATCAAAACCACTAA
- the bamA gene encoding outer membrane protein assembly factor BamA: protein MNPLTHSFRIFARFITLLLVFSALGLSLNASAAESFVVKDIRVEGLQRVEPGTVFSYLPVQVGDTFNEEKGAESIKALYSTGFFRDVQIQEQGNVLIVIVEERPTISRIEFTGMKEFDPEVVRKSLKTVGVAEARFYDKALIDKAEQELKRQYVGKGMYAAEVVATVTPVERNQVAVYFNIDEGPVAKIQEINFIGNEVFSEGTLKSEMQLKTGGWLSWYSKDNLYSKQKLTADLESIRSYYLNRGYLEFVIESTQVSITPDKKGIYLTISIREGKKFTVKDVRLAGETLGKEAELMQLIVLKPGDTFSSARLTESTKAIAEVLGSYGYAFATINPQPDIRRDIAEVDLTLVVDPGRRIYVRQVAISGNAKTRDMVIRREIRQFESSWFDSDKIDLSKKRLGRLGYFTETDITTEDVPGSPDQVDVNVKVAEKPTGAITVGAGFSSTEKLILSAGINQDNAFGTGTSVGLNASLGKITQNLTLSNYDPYFTEDGISRYTDLYYRSSKPLYYAGDPDYQIKSVGSNIKFGVPYTEVDRVFFGTGLEAFQIKTSVNTPIPYLNYAMSYGVPSPGYPGTATTYNVPITVGWARDGRDSSLIPSTGSLEQLSGEVGTPVGDLTFYRIYGQYQKYHSFSKGNILSFNGEVGYGQAYGNNPFPITKNYYVGGIGSVRGYSPGSLGPQYYNTYIGAYQPTGGQSKIVSNVEYTFPVPGSGVDKTLRLFTFVDGGNAFGQNINLVLRYSYGLGLSWISPLGPLKFSYGIPYKSQPTDNIQRLQFQVGTSF from the coding sequence TTGAATCCTCTGACACATTCTTTCCGTATTTTTGCCCGTTTCATTACCCTTCTCTTGGTATTTTCTGCGCTTGGGTTGAGTTTGAATGCTTCTGCGGCCGAGTCTTTTGTAGTGAAAGATATTCGTGTTGAAGGTTTGCAGCGTGTAGAGCCTGGAACGGTATTTAGTTATTTACCTGTTCAAGTAGGCGACACCTTTAATGAAGAAAAGGGTGCGGAATCGATTAAGGCCTTGTATAGCACTGGGTTCTTCAGGGACGTGCAAATCCAAGAGCAGGGCAATGTTCTTATTGTGATTGTGGAAGAGCGCCCAACGATCTCTCGTATTGAGTTTACTGGGATGAAAGAGTTTGATCCTGAGGTTGTTCGCAAGTCCTTAAAAACAGTGGGCGTTGCTGAAGCGCGTTTTTATGACAAAGCACTCATTGATAAAGCAGAGCAAGAATTAAAGCGTCAATACGTTGGTAAGGGTATGTATGCAGCGGAGGTTGTTGCTACAGTGACCCCGGTTGAGCGCAACCAGGTAGCCGTCTATTTCAATATCGACGAGGGCCCTGTTGCTAAAATTCAAGAGATTAATTTCATTGGCAACGAAGTGTTCAGTGAAGGTACTTTAAAAAGCGAGATGCAGTTAAAAACTGGAGGTTGGCTATCTTGGTACAGTAAAGACAATCTTTATTCAAAGCAAAAACTCACTGCCGACTTAGAGTCCATTCGATCTTATTATCTCAATCGTGGTTATCTTGAGTTTGTGATTGAGTCCACTCAAGTATCGATTACCCCTGATAAAAAGGGTATCTACCTCACCATTAGCATTCGCGAAGGTAAAAAATTCACCGTCAAGGATGTGCGTTTAGCAGGTGAAACCTTAGGTAAAGAAGCTGAGTTAATGCAGTTGATTGTGTTGAAGCCTGGAGACACTTTCTCATCAGCGCGCTTGACTGAAAGCACCAAGGCAATTGCTGAGGTCCTGGGTTCTTATGGTTACGCATTTGCAACGATTAACCCTCAGCCAGATATCCGTCGTGACATAGCTGAGGTGGACCTTACCTTGGTTGTAGATCCTGGCCGTCGTATTTATGTGCGCCAAGTAGCTATTTCTGGAAATGCAAAAACTCGCGATATGGTGATTCGCCGCGAAATACGCCAGTTTGAAAGCTCTTGGTTTGATAGTGACAAGATCGATTTATCTAAAAAGCGTTTAGGTCGCTTGGGTTACTTTACTGAGACTGACATCACTACAGAGGATGTCCCTGGATCTCCTGACCAGGTTGATGTCAATGTCAAAGTAGCTGAGAAGCCAACAGGAGCAATTACCGTTGGTGCAGGTTTCTCCTCAACCGAGAAGTTGATTTTGTCTGCAGGTATTAATCAAGACAATGCCTTTGGTACCGGTACATCCGTTGGATTAAATGCCTCTCTCGGTAAGATCACTCAAAATCTAACCCTCTCTAACTATGACCCATACTTCACTGAAGATGGCATTAGTCGCTACACCGATCTGTACTATCGATCATCTAAGCCTTTGTACTACGCTGGCGACCCTGATTATCAGATCAAGTCTGTTGGATCGAATATTAAATTTGGTGTGCCGTATACAGAAGTGGATAGAGTATTTTTTGGAACCGGTCTAGAGGCCTTTCAAATTAAAACTTCTGTAAATACTCCAATACCATATCTAAATTATGCGATGAGTTATGGGGTGCCTTCACCAGGTTACCCTGGTACCGCAACAACTTATAACGTTCCTATAACTGTTGGTTGGGCGCGTGATGGTCGCGATAGCTCATTAATTCCTTCAACAGGTTCTTTGGAGCAACTCTCAGGCGAAGTTGGAACTCCTGTTGGAGATCTCACTTTTTACCGTATTTATGGCCAGTATCAGAAATACCATTCCTTTTCAAAAGGCAATATTTTGTCCTTTAATGGTGAGGTTGGTTATGGGCAGGCGTATGGCAACAATCCATTTCCAATTACTAAAAACTACTATGTAGGCGGTATTGGTTCCGTACGCGGTTATTCTCCTGGCTCTTTGGGTCCGCAGTACTACAACACATATATTGGCGCTTACCAGCCAACAGGCGGACAGTCTAAGATTGTTAGTAACGTGGAATACACCTTCCCCGTACCTGGCTCTGGGGTGGATAAAACCCTTCGCCTATTCACCTTCGTGGACGGCGGTAATGCATTTGGGCAAAACATCAATTTAGTTTTGAGATACTCCTACGGATTGGGTTTATCATGGATATCACCGCTTGGGCCATTGAAATTCAGCTATGGTATTCCGTATAAGTCACAACCAACGGACAATATCCAGCGTTTGCAGTTCCAAGTGGGCACGTCGTTTTAA
- a CDS encoding RNA methyltransferase: MNFDLITSKENPLFKEIRNLQATGSKGQKARLASGQALLEGIHLVQTWVGDPALKTLLTSEIGLKNAEISQAVYEHLEICPETKVVQLDSVLWDLLSDLVNAPHIAGLLDLPKSTLATPQSIASFDGDVVILDRVQDAGNVGSILRTAAAAGFTQVIALSGCAHLWSTKVLRAGMGAHKLLDLYEGWSNQQLLSAVTAPLLAATADAEHDLYSLKKDLLHPVAWVMGSEGQGVSDDLLAQAKGVSIPIDPRVESLNVSTAAAVCLFETLRIRRT; the protein is encoded by the coding sequence ATGAACTTCGATCTCATCACCTCCAAAGAGAATCCTTTGTTTAAAGAGATTCGTAACCTACAGGCCACTGGATCTAAGGGGCAGAAGGCTAGGCTCGCTAGCGGCCAAGCATTATTGGAAGGTATTCATCTGGTTCAGACTTGGGTGGGTGATCCAGCCTTAAAGACATTGCTTACTTCAGAAATTGGTTTGAAGAATGCTGAAATCTCACAAGCCGTCTACGAACATCTCGAGATCTGTCCGGAAACTAAGGTAGTTCAGTTAGATAGTGTTCTCTGGGACTTGCTTTCTGATTTAGTGAATGCACCACATATTGCTGGTTTACTTGATCTTCCAAAATCTACGCTCGCAACGCCTCAATCCATTGCAAGCTTTGATGGTGACGTGGTGATACTGGACCGGGTACAAGATGCGGGTAACGTTGGCTCTATTCTGCGCACAGCAGCCGCTGCAGGCTTTACCCAAGTCATCGCTTTATCAGGCTGCGCCCATCTGTGGTCCACAAAAGTATTGCGCGCAGGTATGGGGGCTCACAAGCTGCTAGATTTATATGAAGGCTGGTCTAACCAGCAATTACTGAGTGCAGTCACGGCCCCGCTATTGGCAGCCACAGCAGACGCAGAACATGACCTCTACTCCCTGAAAAAAGACTTACTCCACCCAGTCGCCTGGGTAATGGGGAGCGAAGGGCAGGGCGTATCAGACGATTTGCTTGCTCAAGCCAAAGGAGTATCAATCCCGATTGATCCAAGAGTGGAATCTCTGAATGTTTCTACTGCAGCAGCGGTATGTCTATTTGAGACCCTGCGGATTAGGCGTACTTAA
- the fabZ gene encoding 3-hydroxyacyl-ACP dehydratase FabZ, with product MSTPIAIDINKILQLLPHRYPFLLVDRVLEITPRESITALKNVTMNEPFFQGHFPDFPVMPGVLIIEALAQTAALLTFSEERAEDAIYYFAGIDGARFKKPVLPGDQLIMTAKLERERAGIYKFSVHATVDGELAAEANITCAVRSKGA from the coding sequence ATGAGCACACCAATCGCAATCGACATCAATAAGATTCTTCAATTGCTACCGCATCGCTACCCATTCCTATTGGTAGATCGCGTATTAGAAATTACTCCGCGTGAAAGCATCACCGCATTAAAAAACGTCACCATGAATGAGCCTTTCTTTCAGGGGCATTTCCCCGATTTCCCAGTAATGCCTGGTGTGTTAATTATTGAGGCTTTAGCTCAAACGGCTGCTTTGCTAACATTCTCTGAAGAACGCGCAGAAGATGCAATCTATTACTTTGCCGGTATTGATGGTGCGCGCTTTAAAAAGCCCGTATTGCCCGGAGATCAACTTATCATGACTGCAAAGTTAGAGCGTGAGCGTGCAGGTATTTATAAGTTTTCAGTACACGCAACTGTTGATGGTGAGCTTGCTGCAGAGGCTAATATTACTTGTGCAGTTCGTTCGAAAGGCGCGTAA
- the lpxA gene encoding acyl-ACP--UDP-N-acetylglucosamine O-acyltransferase — MTRIHATAVVDSKAELAGDVEVGPYSVIGPNVKIGAGTKVGSHTVIEGYTTIGAQNSFAHFAAIGGPPQDMKYRGEPTQLIIGDRNTVREFTTIHTGTSQDEGITRIGNDNWIMAYVHIAHDCQVGNHTIFSSNAQIAGHVQVEDWAIMGGMSGVHQFVRIGQHAMLGGASALVQDIPPFVIAAGDKASPHGINVEGLKRRGFSSETISALRQAYKVLYKDGLSFEDAKVEIQKMVVASAADAATAERLAQFHDFIAASTRGIIR; from the coding sequence ATGACTCGGATTCATGCAACTGCTGTAGTAGACAGTAAGGCTGAGCTGGCTGGCGATGTTGAGGTTGGCCCGTATTCCGTCATTGGTCCTAACGTGAAGATTGGCGCTGGTACTAAAGTAGGCTCTCATACAGTGATTGAGGGTTACACCACAATCGGCGCGCAAAATAGCTTTGCCCACTTTGCAGCTATTGGTGGTCCTCCGCAGGATATGAAATACCGTGGCGAGCCAACCCAGTTGATTATTGGCGATCGCAATACTGTGCGTGAGTTCACGACGATTCATACTGGTACATCACAAGACGAAGGCATCACTCGCATCGGTAACGATAACTGGATCATGGCCTATGTTCACATTGCTCACGACTGCCAGGTTGGTAATCACACGATCTTTTCAAGCAATGCGCAAATCGCTGGCCATGTTCAGGTTGAAGATTGGGCCATCATGGGCGGCATGTCTGGCGTACATCAGTTCGTTCGCATTGGTCAACATGCCATGCTGGGTGGTGCATCCGCTTTAGTGCAAGATATTCCTCCATTTGTGATTGCTGCGGGTGATAAGGCTTCTCCTCATGGTATCAACGTTGAGGGTTTAAAGCGCCGCGGTTTCTCAAGCGAAACGATCTCTGCCTTACGTCAAGCCTATAAAGTGCTTTATAAGGATGGCCTGAGTTTTGAAGATGCGAAAGTAGAGATTCAGAAAATGGTTGTAGCTTCAGCGGCAGATGCAGCTACTGCTGAGAGGCTCGCGCAGTTCCATGACTTTATTGCCGCCTCTACACGCGGCATTATTCGGTAA
- the lpxB gene encoding lipid-A-disaccharide synthase yields the protein MTLLPPLHAALFGNGITLPKLACVAGEPSGDLLAAPVLSALNQIPDMAGLEVYGIGGPRMQAEGMRSDWPMETLSVRGYVEAFKQLPAILKLRKELIQNLLNEGRPDVYLGIDAPDFNLGVELQLRKAGIPTLHLVSPSIWAWRAGRIKKISQAVERMLCIFPFETEIYDRAGVASTYVGHPLASEIPLEPNIEQAREKLSKHLKIPTTSLEGLVIAVLPGSRGSEIELIAPVFFETMQILSERLKGQKLHFLIPVATPRLREPLEQLLLKTKNTNPDIQIHLLDGMADEVLEASDVVLIASGTATLQAALWKKPMVISYKVPWLTAQIMKRQGYMPYVGLPNILCGEFVVPELLQDDATPEKLANAVQAWLEHPAKVAKLKERFAQMHETLRRPTGLLVAQAIAQTIANNRKKQVSV from the coding sequence ATGACTTTATTGCCGCCTCTACACGCGGCATTATTCGGTAACGGAATTACTTTGCCAAAGTTAGCTTGTGTAGCTGGCGAACCTTCTGGCGATCTATTAGCAGCGCCAGTTCTTAGTGCGCTAAATCAAATTCCGGACATGGCTGGCCTTGAGGTTTATGGCATTGGCGGTCCTCGCATGCAAGCCGAGGGTATGCGCTCTGATTGGCCCATGGAAACCTTAAGTGTGCGAGGTTATGTAGAGGCTTTTAAGCAGCTTCCAGCTATTCTGAAACTGCGTAAAGAACTGATTCAAAACCTCCTGAATGAGGGTCGCCCAGACGTTTATCTGGGTATTGATGCCCCGGATTTTAATTTGGGTGTCGAACTGCAATTACGCAAAGCAGGTATCCCCACTTTGCATTTAGTCTCGCCTTCTATTTGGGCATGGCGAGCAGGACGCATCAAGAAGATCTCCCAAGCAGTGGAGCGCATGCTTTGTATCTTCCCTTTTGAAACGGAGATCTATGACAGAGCTGGTGTGGCATCTACTTATGTTGGTCATCCACTGGCTAGTGAAATTCCGCTTGAACCTAATATTGAGCAAGCGCGAGAAAAATTAAGTAAACACCTCAAAATTCCTACTACCTCCCTTGAAGGATTGGTAATTGCTGTCTTACCTGGAAGCCGTGGATCAGAGATTGAGCTCATAGCCCCCGTCTTTTTTGAAACCATGCAGATCCTATCGGAGAGATTAAAAGGTCAGAAGCTTCACTTTTTAATTCCAGTAGCGACACCACGATTACGTGAGCCTCTTGAGCAGCTTTTACTTAAGACAAAAAACACTAATCCAGATATCCAGATTCATCTGCTGGATGGCATGGCTGATGAAGTGCTAGAAGCATCGGATGTTGTACTAATTGCAAGTGGTACAGCCACTTTGCAAGCTGCCCTATGGAAAAAGCCGATGGTGATTTCTTATAAGGTGCCTTGGCTAACCGCTCAAATTATGAAACGCCAAGGCTACATGCCCTATGTAGGTTTGCCAAACATCTTATGCGGCGAGTTTGTTGTACCCGAACTCCTGCAAGATGATGCCACTCCAGAAAAATTGGCTAATGCCGTGCAAGCCTGGTTAGAGCATCCAGCTAAAGTTGCCAAACTCAAAGAACGCTTTGCGCAGATGCATGAAACTTTGCGTCGTCCTACGGGTTTATTAGTTGCGCAGGCGATAGCTCAGACGATCGCCAATAATCGCAAGAAGCAAGTAAGCGTATGA